The DNA window TCAGTGAGAAATAATGATTAAGAATTCTCTAAAATGTAAGAAAACATTAAAGGTGCACAAATTGTCGCATCACTTTCAACGATAAACTTAGGTGTTGTAATATCCAGTTTCCCCCAAGTGATCTTCTCATTTGGAACAGCCCCTGAATATGAACCGTAAGATGTTGTAGAATCAGAAATCTGACAGAAATAAGACCAGAAAGGCACATCATGCATTTCCATATCCTGATATAACATTGGTACTACACAAATAGGGAAATCTCCTGCAATTCCGCCACCAATCTGGAAGAATCCAACTCCTTTTCCAGCAGAATTTTTAGTATACCAATCTGCCAAATACATCATGTATTCAATTCCTGACTTCATTGTTGTAGCTGTAAGTTCTCCTTTGATACAGTAAGATGCAAAAATATTCCCCATTGTAGAATCTTCCCATCCCGGAACTACAATTGGAAGGTTTTTTTCAGCGGCAGCAATCATCCATGAATTCTCTCTCGGGATCTCATAATACTGCTCTAAAACTCCTGAAAGAATCATTTTGTACATATATTCGTGTGGAAAATACCTTTCACCTTTTGCCTCGGCATCTTTCCAGATCTCAACAATATGTTTCTGTAATCTTCTGAAAGCTTCTTCTTCAGGGATACAAGTATCTGTAACTCTGTTTAAACC is part of the Chryseobacterium paludis genome and encodes:
- a CDS encoding deoxyhypusine synthase family protein produces the protein MNKPISEFIEKYYLHFNAAALVDASKGYVAHLKDGGKMMITLAGAMSTAELGKILAEMISQDKVDFISCTGANLEEDLMNLVAHSHYERVPHYRDLTPQEEWDLLERGLNRVTDTCIPEEEAFRRLQKHIVEIWKDAEAKGERYFPHEYMYKMILSGVLEQYYEIPRENSWMIAAAEKNLPIVVPGWEDSTMGNIFASYCIKGELTATTMKSGIEYMMYLADWYTKNSAGKGVGFFQIGGGIAGDFPICVVPMLYQDMEMHDVPFWSYFCQISDSTTSYGSYSGAVPNEKITWGKLDITTPKFIVESDATICAPLMFSYILENS